The following proteins come from a genomic window of Falco cherrug isolate bFalChe1 chromosome Z, bFalChe1.pri, whole genome shotgun sequence:
- the KIAA2026 gene encoding uncharacterized protein KIAA2026 homolog isoform X3 → METMWEIPAIGHFLCLAQQILNLPEIVFYELERCLLMPQCNAFLSKIMTSLLSPPHRRSTLHRRPTLSYRTWEAALRQKVQHWYTVVGQTDNPKSAAEKLGLCPQFFRVLGEVNPLEEKPFHELPFYQKVWLLKGLCDFVYETQKDVQDAVLGQPIHECREVILGYDYLENAYVHFPQFCGADVRIYKQKPFQAPEFPSPPIKVKKVSRMKLEKVKHEYVNKSNGEVISCGRGEPLHPSKTEVEKSVNSIVSCPEKSTHSSSFKATTEEIKYEIKTSRVCNIKKPGCCKENLRNLISSGEVVGMGGHPSSGEVRAVENGQGCAEVARVKADISPFRENTLKACQMHVNGTHWDNQGINYHESAKETILENSLRNNELNKLRAKKKKKKKKLKDILHENLHRKLDDLQRKREIHLHPFKSYKSEIQNKLFIIKKKAKHKKHKSGKKSVSKKAITKKRKGVTKSTIPEFQLICTNLDELRELITKIENELKDLEDIKKKSGRWYHRKQAVKELHGTLMRLLNELLPWEPKLMKAFQRNRSRLKKDYDDFKRHPDHDKFTRELCSNDESEVEYGKDSFAVICGKSSESAEHVEVPRKDHPDNDEMKLLEVNLPAGKSRILKKESTSKEIQKTLPRFVKRQSKQNSCLDQSTNDFSPRKKAKLGTNETVVQSSESSLQPVSCVTELKPFEGSTLESFSLTDAATSVSNFLKGTKPIQALLAKSTGNKVTLTNQLSPPQGINVSTSEKPLLSPLESSLIKPALPCQTSSKTALQMVYKMTNGHCVPIDLHNSSVKIQMQPVIDSKTGEKVMQQVLILPKNFLIQQKEEKMVSKDTQSLQQKSSELHCTTLPEISNASVSLTPVLVTGPANATTQSPSTIFNKNSTHLSQMTGPMNTMQPLPAVTSAGNLLSSVTKVSQTETEKIKTTVSTATCPVSLTSSNLSTASQSLIPATALSGSTNTASTCYSLASQQTTDSFETRQELKTVCVRESQSILVTTRGGNTGIVKVRANPDQISPSSLSSSSVFTYTPQLQAFLVPKTTALPCSTLPSVATATSGLPHTGQSSLSGFSPSTASSVNIPAFPADFTQTMEANIKFTLQQPAAGGTLGQVTANSCYVSSPPLSSISLATNLMSATPNGPISVTSIGQNNTVITPNSSMQQQADTKTKPNPVIQSESISAANGDFISGTAVQKLTLVTNPPVLSPCAASGVSIIPSLASAVNAQKLLFINTQIANVPSTTNLVAESLKHNLPSSLSKTFVSATEQPQVVLIPTTVGARVRINSSPTVAQVKDVKIGLNIGQTIVNTKANAQQAAPVNILHSAISKGEDKKCMGLALSLTSSSTLVPVPNFVSQSAVSVDESVCVAKKAENAFTVTTVNACVESVSVTSSGTSGMQPTVLIGGNDPSKIRQNLGNRLCTSNIGNSVGISTVKTGHLASSVLISTTQPTVSPQSLASALQFPVISLPGSVATPHKVLHTVPQLTAVPALSPVPKSQFPTLLQFQSSGVSAALPSSAVIHKPQSVLPPPSPNTGKVTRFSSLQCQQVPPSIEKQSHAYTYASTVQMSAASPTVTSKAGGQLNEPCIQQKIVINTCMPLAPGTQIMINGTCFVVPPQGFGAGSHVLLLSCNTKQTSLTINHSQEAQGVPAVNPVTSKIMLAPSNSLSCQISKHPLKSSTKIVNSFGSVDALPIVHATPQEFSTPAGSCTSLPASALSMPSVIKSPVNVAATSSVVSAIHPQNPQLPSNTSVLHLDTSIKKLLVSPEGVILNAINTPASEVSSLSSLLPPVAVSTSRNPTTVFPTSQSSCLDKPDKAAS, encoded by the exons ATGGAGACAATGTGGGAAATTCCAGCTATTggtcattttctttgtttagcacaacagattttaaatttaCCAGAAATAGTATTCTATGAATTGGAACGTTGTCTTCTGATGCCTCAGTGTAATGCCTTTTTATCTAAAATAATGACTTCTTTGTTAAGTCCTCCTCATCGCAGATCTACATTACATCGCAGGCCTACACTTTCTTACCGGACTTGGGAAGCAGCACTCAGACAGAAGGTGCAACACTGGTATACTGTTGTAGGGCAGACTGACAATCCTAAAAGTGCTGCAGAAAAACTTGGATTGTGTCCTCAGTTTTTCAGAGTCCTTGGAGAAGTTAATCCCTTGGAGGAAAAACCATTTCATGAGCTACCATTCTATCAAAAAGTGTGGCTGCTAAAAGGTCTCTGTGATTTTGTGTATGAAACACAAAAGGATGTTCAGGATGCAGTGCTAGGTCAGCCTATCCACGAATGCAGAGAAGTAATTCTTGGTTATGACTACTTGGAGAACGCATATGTTCATTTTCCACAGTTCTGTGGTGCAGATGTTCGGatttacaaacaaaaaccttTCCAGGCTCCTGAATTCCCATCTCCTCCCATCAAAGTTAAAAAAGTGTCGCGTATGAAATTAGAGAAAGTAAAACatgaatatgtaaacaaaaGCAATGGGGAGGTCATTTCTTGTGGTAGAGGAGAACCGCTACATCCTTCCAAGACAGAAGTAGAGAAAAGTGTGAACTCCATTGTTTCCTGTCCGGAAAAAAGTACACATTCAAGTAGCTTTAAAGCCACTACAGAGGAGATTAAGTATGAAATCAAGACCTCAAGAGTctgcaacattaaaaaacctGGTTGCTGTAAAGAGAACTTGAGGAATTTGATTAGTTCAGGAGAGGTTGTTGGTATGGGTGGTCACCCTAGTTCAGGAGAAGTAAGAGCTGTGGAGAATGGACAAGGTTGTGCTGAAGTGGCCAGAGTAAAAGCAGACATCAGTCCATTCAGGGAGAACACACTGAAAGCTTGCCAAATGCATGTCAATGGCACTCACTGGGACAACCAAGGCATAAATTACCATGAATCTGCTAAAGAAACAATCCTAGAGAACTCACTGCgaaataatgaattaaataaGTTGCGggcaaaaaagaagaaaaagaaaaaaaagttgaaggatattttacatgaaaatctACACAGAAAACTTGATGACTTGCAAAGAAAGCGTGAGATTCATCTTCATCCATTCAAATCTTATAAATCTGAGATCCAGAACAAGTTgtttataattaaaaagaaagcgAAACACAAGAAGCACAAATCTG gaaaaaaatcgGTATCTAAAAAAGCAATcacaaagaagaggaaaggtgtCACAAAGTCTACCATACCAGAGTTTcag CTTATTTGCACTAATCTTGATGAACTCAGGGAATTAATCACAAAGATTGAGAATGAACTCAAAGATCTGGAggacattaaaaagaaatcg GGAAGATGGTACCACCGGAAGCAAGCAGTAAAGGAATTGCATGGTACATTGATGAGACTGCTTAATGAACTGTTACCATGGGAACCAAAGCTaatgaaagcatttcaaagaaacag gTCTAGACTGAAGAAGGACTATGATGACTTTAAAAGACATCCAGACCATGATAAATTTACCAGAGAATTGTGCAGTAATGATGAAAGTGAAGTTGAATATGGCAAAGATTCTTTTGCAGTAATATGTGGTAAATCTTCAGAGTCTGCAGAACATGTGGAAGTTCCCAGAAAAGATCACCCAGACAATG ATGAAATGAAACTATTAGAGGTGAATTTAcctgcaggaaaaagcagaattctgaaaaaagaatcaacttctaaagaaatacagaagacacTGCCCAGATTTGTTAAACGACAGTCCAAGCAAAATAGTTGTCTGGATCAAAGCACTAATGACTTTTCACCAAGGAAGAAAGCTAAGCTGGGCACTAATGAGACTGTGGTTCAGAGTTCAGAAAGTAGCCTGCAGCCAGTTAGTTGTGTGACTGAGCTGAAACCATTTGAAGGGTCAACTCTAGAATCATTTTCCTTGACAGATGCTGCAACATCAGTATCAAACTTTCTGAAAGGGACCAAACCCATCCAGGCCTTGCTTGCCAAGAGTACTGGGAACAAAGTGACCTTAACAAATCAACTGTCACCTCCCCAAGGCATAAATGTGTCTACTTCTGAAAAGCCACTTCTGTCACCTTTGGAATCATCGCTGATAAAACCAGCGTTACCCTGCCAGACCAGTTCAAAGACTGCTTTACAAATGGTATACAAAATGACAAATGGCCACTGTGTACCAATAGACCTTCACAACAGCTCTGTAAAAATTCAAATGCAACCTGTGATTGACTctaaaacaggagaaaaagtcaTGCAACAAGTTCTTATTTTACCTAAGAATTTTCTTattcagcagaaggaagaaaaaatggtgTCCAAGGACACTCAGTCACTACAACAAAAATCATCTGAGCTGCACTGTACAACTTTACCAGAAATATCAAATGCCAGTGTTTCTTTAACACCTGTTCTGGTAACAGGCCCTGCAAATGCTACCACTCAGTCACCTAGTACAATTTTTAACAAGAATAGTACCCATTTGTCACAAATGACTGGTCCTATGAACACTATGCAACCATTGCCTGCTGTAACTTCAGCAGGTAACTTACTATCATCAGTAACTAAGGTGAGCCAAACAGAAACTGAGAAGATCAAGACTACAGTTTCAACTGCCACATGCCCTGTGTCTTTGACTTCATCTAATCTCTCTACAGCTAGCCAGTCTTTGATACCAGCAACAGCATTAAGTGGGTCTACAAACACTGCTTCTACCTGTTACAGTCTGGCATCACAGCAGACAACTGACTCCTTTGAAACTAGGCAAGAGCTGAAGACTGTGTGTGTAAGAGAATCACAATCTATTCTCGTCACAACACGAGGTGGAAATACAGGAATTGTTAAAGTGCGAGCAAACCCAGACCAGATTTCACCTAGTAGTTTATCTTCTAGTTCAGTTTTCACTTACACACCTCAACTTCAGGCCTTTCTTGTGCCAAAAACCACAGCGTTACCATGCTCTACTCTTCCATCTGTAGCAACAGCCACATCTGGTCTCCCACATACTGGACAATCATCTCTTTCAGGATTTTCCCCCTCCACAGCTTCTTCTGTTAACATTCCAGCTTTCCCAGCTGATTTTACCCAGACAATGGAAGCAAATATCAAATTCACATTAcagcagccggctgctgggGGCACTTTGGGTCAAGTAACAGCGAACTCCTGCTATGTGTCCTCTCCTCCTTTATCCTCCATTTCATTAGCTACCAATTTGATGTCAGCAACTCCAAACGGTCCTATTAGTGTGACTAGCATTGGACAAAATAACACTGTCATAACTCCAAATTCTTCAATGCAGCAACAAGCTGatactaaaaccaaaccaaatcctGTTATACAATCTGAGTCTATTTCAGCAGCAAATGGAGATTTCATCAGTGGTACTGCAGTCCAGAAACTTACATTAGTTACAAATCCACCTGTTTTATCACCCTGTGCGGCATCAGGAGTCAGTATTATTCCATCTCTGGCATCTGCTGTTAATGCTCAGAAGTTGCTTTTCATTAACACACAAATTGCCAATGTCCCATCAACCACCAATCTAGTTGCAGAGTCATTGAAACAtaaccttccttcttccctaaGCAAAACCTTTGTTAGTGCCACAGAGCAACCACAGGTGGTTCTGATCCCAACTACAGTAGGAGCACGGGTAAGAATAAATTCATCACCAACTGTTGCTCAAGTAAAAGATGTGAAAATTGGACTAAATATAGGTCAAACCATTGTAAATACTAAAGCCAATGCACAACAGGCTGCACCAGTTAATATATTGCACTCTGCCATTTCTAAGGGAGAAGACAAAAAGTGCATGGGCTTGGCGCTGTCTTTGACAAGTAGTAGTACTTTGGTTCCTGTTCCAAATTTTGTGAGTCAAAGTGCTGTGTCAGTTGATGAATCTGTATGTGttgcaaaaaaagctgaaaatgcctTTACAGTAACAACAGTAAATGCATGCGTAGAATCTGTTTCAGTAACATCAAGTGGGACTTCTGGGATGCAGCCCACTGTCTTGATTGGTGGAAATGATCCCtcaaaaataaggcaaaatcTGGGTAATCGACTGTGTACATCAAATATTGGAAATAGTGTGGGTATATCAACTGTAAAGACAGGACATCTTGCTTCATCTGTGCTGATTTCAACAACGCAACCAACAGTATCTCCTCAAAGCTTAGCATCTGCTTTGCAATTTCCAGTCATTAGCTTGCCTGGATCTGTAGCCACCCCCCACAAAGTGTTACATACAGTTCCTCAGTTGACAGCAGTTCCGGCTCTTTCTCCAGTACCAAAAAGCCAGTTCCCCACACTGCTTCAGTTTCAATCATCAGGAGTTTCAGCTGCTCTGCCAAGTAGTGCAGTTATTCACAAACCTCAGAGTGTGTTGCCCCCTCCATCACCAAATACAGGTAAAGTTACTAGGTTTTCCTCCCTACAGTGCCAGCAGGTGCCTCCCAGTATAGAGAAACAAAGTCATGCTTACACATACGCTTCTACTGTTCAGATGTCTGCAGCTTCACCAACTGTAACAAGCAAGGCAGGAGGTCAGTTGAATGAACCTTGTATTCAACAGAAAATAGTTATTAACACCTGTATGCCTTTGGCACCTGGAACTCAGATAATGATTAATGGTACTTGTTTTGTTGTTCCACCACAAGGCTTTGGAGCTGGCAGCCATGttcttcttctttcttgtaATACAAAACAGACTTCTTTAACTATTAACCATAGTCAGGAGGCTCAAGGTGTACCAGCTGTTAATCCAGTAACCTCAAAAATCATGCTAGCACCAAGTAATTCATTAAGTTGTCAAATATCAAAACATCCTTTGAAAAGCTCTACAAAAATTGTGAACTCTTTTGGGTCTGTGGATGCTTTACCCATTGTGCATGCAACACCCCAGGAATTTAGTACTCCAGCTGGCTCATGTACTTCGCTCCCTGCATCAGCACTGTCTATGCCTTCAGTGATAAAATCTCCTGTTAATGTTGCAGCTACGTCTTCTGTGGTTTCTGCCATTCATCCTCAAAACCCTCAGTTACCAAGCAACACTTCAGTGCTTCACTTGGACACTTCTATCAAAAAACTGTTGGTCAGTCCAGAGGGAGTCATTTTAAATGCTATAAATACTCCAGCATCAGAAGTTTCATCTCTGTCTTCATTACTGCCTCCTGTTGCTGTGTCCACAAGCAGAAATCCTACAACTGTCTTCCCAACATCGCAGTCATCCTGCCTTGACAAACCTGACAAAGCTGCATCCTGA